The Sulfitobacter sp. SK011 genome has a window encoding:
- a CDS encoding MFS transporter, whose translation MATEIEFSFAALNGSVRRHIRVFQMHQFLDRFAMGLTVAVVALALTDRGMDLFQISLLFGIYSLTTMAMELPFGGLADSIGRKPVFLTAVVASLISLALFLSTSDFYVLALSFAFIGFGRALRSGTLDAWFVETFKAAAPNVDVQPALAKAQSANAVGLAVGAVLGGLLPDILGSVAKRLGFSIYDVSYLASFGVMLGVFVFTILAIVENPRPMNFVALRQGFANVPKVIKDAGLLALKHPTLSILLASLAFFLMATNPVEVLWPTHAKPMLDADYANTVIGIVTATYFFSIAFGASLSPHISRIFRRRHALTLAATFACLAGVQIALALQGSIIGFVAVFILYSVILGVSETPASSILHRCVGDHQRSTMLSLRSLIQQLGAALGLVFAGAVAEIYSTPTAWIVGALFLFIAVVMTLVLVKRLALEAGS comes from the coding sequence ATGGCAACCGAAATAGAGTTCTCTTTTGCAGCGCTGAATGGGTCAGTTCGACGGCACATTCGTGTCTTCCAGATGCACCAGTTTCTTGATCGGTTCGCGATGGGCCTCACAGTTGCTGTTGTTGCTCTGGCGTTAACCGACCGAGGTATGGACCTTTTTCAAATCTCGCTGCTTTTCGGGATCTACTCGCTCACAACCATGGCGATGGAACTGCCTTTCGGTGGCTTGGCCGACAGTATCGGACGCAAGCCGGTCTTTCTGACGGCAGTCGTCGCCAGCTTGATTTCGCTCGCGCTCTTTCTTTCAACCAGCGATTTCTACGTTCTTGCACTCTCATTTGCATTCATCGGTTTTGGACGGGCGCTGCGATCGGGCACGCTTGATGCGTGGTTTGTCGAAACTTTCAAGGCCGCCGCGCCAAATGTGGATGTCCAGCCCGCACTGGCCAAAGCGCAATCGGCCAATGCCGTGGGGTTGGCCGTCGGCGCGGTTCTGGGAGGTCTGTTACCCGACATATTAGGCTCAGTCGCGAAACGCCTCGGGTTCAGCATCTATGATGTGTCCTATCTGGCAAGTTTTGGTGTAATGCTGGGCGTATTTGTCTTCACAATTTTGGCCATTGTAGAAAATCCGCGTCCGATGAATTTCGTCGCACTCAGACAGGGGTTCGCAAACGTTCCAAAGGTGATCAAAGACGCGGGCCTTCTCGCTCTGAAACATCCTACACTTTCAATCCTACTGGCATCGCTGGCATTCTTTCTGATGGCGACCAACCCGGTCGAAGTGCTCTGGCCGACCCATGCAAAGCCCATGTTGGATGCCGATTACGCAAACACCGTCATTGGTATCGTGACAGCGACTTATTTCTTCTCGATCGCTTTCGGCGCATCTCTGTCCCCGCACATCAGCCGAATCTTCAGGCGGCGGCACGCCCTGACGTTGGCGGCGACGTTTGCTTGCTTGGCGGGCGTTCAGATCGCATTGGCATTGCAAGGTAGTATCATCGGCTTTGTGGCAGTTTTCATTCTGTATTCTGTAATTCTTGGTGTCAGCGAAACGCCAGCCAGCAGCATTCTGCATCGCTGCGTGGGCGACCATCAGCGGTCGACCATGCTGTCTCTGAGATCGTTGATACAACAGTTGGGGGCCGCATTGGGTCTGGTGTTTGCCGGAGCCGTCGCTGAAATTTATTCCACACCAACCGCATGGATTGTCGGGGCGTTGTTTCTTTTCATTGCAGTGGTAATGACCTTAGTGTTGGTCAAACGATTGGCTTTAGAAGCCGGTAGCTGA
- a CDS encoding DUF6429 family protein yields MTKPLLLAFPATMEINEDNVDDAVLALLWLTLHDGDRAWKSHDWDVLDRLHKKGLILDPVGKAKSVVLTNDGLRLSEELFEALFTNAAKP; encoded by the coding sequence TTGACGAAACCCTTATTGCTGGCGTTTCCTGCTACTATGGAGATCAATGAGGACAACGTTGACGACGCGGTTTTGGCGCTGCTCTGGCTGACGCTGCATGACGGGGACCGGGCCTGGAAAAGTCACGACTGGGATGTGCTCGATCGGCTGCACAAGAAAGGGCTCATCCTGGATCCGGTCGGCAAGGCGAAGTCAGTGGTGCTTACAAACGACGGCCTGCGCCTTTCAGAAGAACTGTTCGAAGCCCTTTTTACCAATGCGGCCAAGCCATGA
- a CDS encoding LysR family transcriptional regulator, translated as MDTIVGMKTFAAVAVHKSFTEGARQVGISTKLASKYIGQLEERLHAQLFNRTTRSVTLTDTGRSYYDRCLPLIEQFDELEGLVQQRQTELAGRIRITAPTGYGSSQLVHLLQPFQDAHPKVSIELHLSDHHVSLVEEGHDLALRFGALKDSSLVARKLMDMRIICCASPDYLKKNGLPKEPSALSTHNCLLQSSTSPADNWEFNGAKGVYTVPVSGNFRANSPLAVANMAAEGLGVGRVPLYTALPFLKEGRLQIIFEAEEAKVVGLYAVYPPSRHLTGLIRTVIDHLAAQF; from the coding sequence ATGGATACTATCGTTGGGATGAAGACGTTTGCGGCTGTTGCTGTCCATAAATCCTTTACGGAGGGTGCACGGCAGGTTGGAATCAGCACTAAGCTCGCCAGCAAATACATCGGTCAGCTCGAAGAACGGCTGCATGCGCAACTGTTCAACCGCACAACGCGCAGCGTTACACTGACCGATACAGGGCGCTCTTACTATGATCGATGCCTGCCGCTGATTGAACAGTTTGATGAGTTGGAAGGGCTTGTGCAACAGCGTCAGACTGAGCTTGCGGGGCGCATCCGTATCACTGCACCTACAGGATATGGATCTTCGCAACTGGTTCACCTGCTGCAACCGTTTCAAGACGCGCATCCGAAGGTGTCTATCGAATTGCATCTCTCCGATCACCATGTGTCGCTGGTGGAAGAAGGTCATGACCTCGCGCTCCGGTTCGGGGCTTTGAAAGATTCCAGCCTTGTGGCGCGCAAACTAATGGACATGAGGATCATTTGCTGTGCATCGCCTGACTATCTTAAGAAGAATGGCCTGCCGAAAGAGCCCTCAGCGCTTTCAACTCATAATTGCCTTTTGCAATCATCGACATCTCCGGCCGACAATTGGGAGTTCAACGGGGCGAAAGGTGTCTACACTGTCCCTGTATCGGGCAACTTTCGCGCCAACTCCCCACTCGCGGTTGCAAATATGGCGGCGGAAGGCTTGGGCGTTGGGCGGGTGCCACTTTATACCGCACTGCCATTTCTTAAAGAGGGGCGTCTTCAGATTATCTTCGAAGCCGAAGAAGCTAAAGTGGTAGGGCTTTATGCAGTATACCCACCAAGTCGTCACTTAACAGGCCTCATACGCACTGTGATTGACCACCTTGCCGCGCAATTTTGA
- a CDS encoding glutathione S-transferase, producing MRFKISLFHRRRRPLAHDKGNQMSNAVRIHSFPLSGHAHRVVLFAGLAGINHTVINVDLGGGAHKSKNYLAKNPAGQVPMIEDGDTVVSDSNAILVYLSRKYAPSYIPNDPVGEAEVQKFLTLAAGELAFGPAAARLINVFKAPLDKDFTHATAAKVLGKLEAHLEGREWLVGDAPTIADVAIYSYTAHAPEGDVSLDPYPNVRRLLSNIEALDGFVPMVSTPVGLKATKAA from the coding sequence ATGCGCTTCAAGATATCTCTTTTTCATCGCCGGAGACGTCCTCTGGCTCATGACAAAGGAAATCAAATGTCCAACGCAGTTCGTATTCACAGCTTCCCTCTCTCTGGCCACGCCCATCGCGTGGTGCTCTTTGCCGGTCTTGCTGGCATCAATCATACGGTCATCAATGTCGATCTTGGTGGTGGTGCTCACAAGTCCAAAAACTACCTTGCCAAAAACCCTGCGGGTCAAGTTCCAATGATCGAAGACGGCGACACAGTTGTCAGCGATAGTAACGCCATTCTGGTTTACCTCTCTCGCAAATACGCCCCCTCCTACATCCCCAATGACCCAGTTGGCGAAGCAGAAGTGCAAAAGTTCCTGACCTTGGCAGCAGGCGAGCTTGCTTTTGGTCCAGCAGCGGCGCGCTTGATTAATGTCTTCAAAGCCCCTCTCGACAAAGACTTTACACATGCAACAGCCGCCAAAGTTCTTGGCAAGCTGGAGGCGCACCTTGAAGGGCGCGAGTGGTTGGTTGGTGATGCACCAACAATCGCGGATGTGGCCATCTACAGCTACACGGCACACGCCCCAGAAGGCGACGTTTCGCTCGATCCATATCCAAACGTGCGTCGTTTGCTGTCCAACATCGAAGCCCTCGATGGCTTTGTCCCCATGGTGTCAACACCTGTGGGCCTGAAAGCTACGAAAGCGGCCTAA
- a CDS encoding pyridoxamine 5'-phosphate oxidase family protein → MQKRAGKSEAIEAIGKIAIRPFMPDQHRAFYEQIPFILVGSLDRYGWPWASMLVGGANFIKSPDNKRLDLDATPLADDPLAANLKQGAPVGLVGIELSTRRRNRMNATVRAVRDGGISLEVVQSFGNCPQYIQTHDVSFLRSPKAQIDRTPTQRFTQFDAAAQSFIAQANSFYVASSSGTGENPTTRGADVSHRGGQAGFVKVEGNSIIVPDFSGNNFFNTLGNFLVSPKAGLLFPDYTTGDILMLTGTTEVFEADAPEIACFKGAERGWRFTLDHGIRIHDALPFRAEFTEWSPNSLMADNWTQAEARQKLEAERAAWRPLKVTAIKDESSVIRSFTFDAVDDQPLLSFEAGQFLTIRVTPEGAEPQTRTYTVSSAPGDQGYRISVKREPGGAVSNHLHDTLKVGDVIDAKAPKGGFFIDALEKRPAVLFAGGVGVTPMMSMTRHVLNESVRKRYTRPLTVFHAAQTTDQRAFLEEFRAAETQSDGRIKYVSIVGHPEDGEVQGTDYDATGYITPDLIRSELSFNDFDFFLCGPPSFMQAVYDALRDLGARDVRIFAEAFGPAALKRHADVGATAFEPEPEAETAVVKFAQSGHEQHWKKDDATLLETAEAHGVTPPFSCRSGSCGSCITKKLSGNVVYRTPVTAEHGEDDVLICSAVPAKDTEELVLDL, encoded by the coding sequence ATGCAGAAGCGGGCCGGTAAAAGCGAAGCAATAGAGGCCATTGGCAAGATTGCCATTCGTCCTTTCATGCCTGACCAGCACCGTGCGTTTTACGAGCAAATCCCGTTCATTCTTGTGGGAAGCCTTGATCGCTATGGTTGGCCTTGGGCGTCGATGCTCGTAGGGGGCGCAAATTTTATCAAGTCGCCCGATAACAAGCGTCTCGATCTTGATGCGACGCCGTTGGCCGATGACCCGTTGGCCGCGAACCTCAAACAAGGTGCGCCCGTCGGACTTGTCGGGATCGAACTCTCGACCCGTCGTCGCAACCGGATGAACGCGACTGTGCGTGCGGTCAGAGATGGGGGTATATCGCTTGAAGTTGTGCAGTCCTTTGGCAACTGCCCCCAATATATTCAAACGCACGACGTTAGTTTCCTACGCAGTCCAAAAGCGCAGATTGACCGGACACCGACGCAGCGGTTCACGCAGTTTGACGCGGCAGCGCAAAGCTTCATTGCACAGGCCAATTCTTTCTATGTTGCCAGCTCCTCGGGCACAGGCGAGAACCCGACAACGCGGGGCGCGGACGTGTCTCACCGCGGCGGACAGGCAGGCTTTGTCAAAGTTGAAGGCAACTCTATCATCGTTCCCGATTTCTCCGGCAACAACTTCTTTAACACACTTGGAAACTTCTTGGTGAGCCCCAAAGCAGGATTGCTTTTTCCCGATTACACAACGGGTGATATCTTGATGCTCACAGGCACAACAGAAGTGTTTGAAGCAGACGCACCAGAGATCGCTTGCTTCAAAGGAGCAGAGCGAGGTTGGAGGTTCACTTTGGATCACGGCATCCGCATCCATGACGCCTTGCCGTTCCGGGCTGAGTTCACCGAATGGTCGCCGAACAGCCTGATGGCTGACAACTGGACCCAAGCCGAAGCCCGTCAAAAGCTGGAGGCCGAACGCGCTGCTTGGCGTCCCCTGAAGGTGACTGCCATCAAAGACGAAAGCAGTGTTATCCGCTCATTCACGTTCGATGCGGTGGACGACCAACCTTTACTGTCTTTCGAAGCTGGGCAATTCCTGACAATCCGTGTGACGCCCGAAGGTGCCGAGCCACAAACGCGGACTTACACCGTCTCCTCTGCACCGGGTGATCAGGGTTACCGTATTTCGGTCAAGCGGGAACCGGGTGGTGCAGTGTCCAACCACCTTCACGATACTCTGAAAGTTGGCGACGTTATCGACGCGAAAGCCCCAAAAGGCGGGTTTTTCATAGACGCCTTGGAAAAACGCCCTGCTGTTTTGTTCGCCGGTGGTGTTGGTGTCACGCCCATGATGTCGATGACGCGTCACGTACTGAACGAGAGCGTGCGCAAACGCTACACGAGGCCGTTGACGGTTTTTCATGCCGCCCAAACAACCGATCAGCGCGCATTTTTGGAAGAGTTCCGCGCAGCAGAAACCCAGAGTGACGGCAGAATCAAATACGTGTCGATCGTTGGCCACCCCGAAGACGGCGAGGTGCAAGGCACGGATTATGACGCGACGGGTTACATCACCCCCGATCTGATCCGATCTGAGTTGTCCTTTAATGACTTTGACTTTTTTCTCTGCGGCCCGCCTTCGTTTATGCAGGCCGTGTACGACGCATTGCGTGATCTCGGTGCACGCGATGTGCGCATTTTCGCGGAGGCATTTGGCCCCGCAGCGCTCAAGCGCCACGCTGATGTGGGTGCCACAGCATTTGAACCCGAACCAGAAGCCGAAACTGCAGTCGTAAAATTTGCGCAATCCGGACACGAGCAGCACTGGAAAAAAGATGACGCCACGTTGCTCGAAACAGCCGAAGCACATGGGGTCACACCGCCATTTTCTTGTCGTAGCGGATCTTGCGGGAGCTGCATCACCAAAAAACTGTCTGGCAATGTTGTCTATCGCACGCCGGTGACCGCCGAACATGGCGAGGACGACGTGCTGATTTGCAGTGCCGTCCCCGCCAAAGATACCGAAGAACTCGTCCTAGACCTATAA
- a CDS encoding DUF1348 family protein has protein sequence MSRPPLPPFNRETAIQKVRLAEDAWNSRDSSKVATAYTLDTKWRNRARFVSTRDEVEAFLSGKWVREIEYRLIKELWAFNENRIAVRYAYEWRDNSRNWFRSYGNENWEFSADGLMQNRHASINDLPIREQDRLFHWPLGRRPDGHPSLSDLGL, from the coding sequence ATGTCTCGACCACCATTGCCACCGTTTAACCGTGAAACAGCTATTCAAAAGGTGCGCCTTGCCGAAGATGCCTGGAACAGCCGCGATTCTTCAAAGGTCGCAACGGCCTACACGCTTGATACCAAATGGCGCAACCGCGCACGTTTTGTCAGCACGCGTGACGAGGTCGAAGCTTTCTTGTCCGGCAAATGGGTTCGCGAAATCGAATACCGCCTGATCAAAGAGCTATGGGCGTTTAATGAGAACCGTATCGCCGTGCGCTACGCATATGAATGGCGTGACAACAGCCGCAATTGGTTCCGCTCTTATGGCAACGAAAACTGGGAGTTTTCCGCAGATGGTCTGATGCAGAACCGCCATGCGAGCATCAATGATCTGCCCATCCGTGAACAAGATCGCCTGTTCCATTGGCCGCTTGGTCGCCGACCAGACGGCCACCCAAGTCTATCTGATTTGGGCCTCTAA